The following proteins are co-located in the Trichocoleus sp. FACHB-46 genome:
- a CDS encoding ABC transporter permease: MKYWRETLAVAQRILLELVRRQRSLICWSIFPVSILLINGLILAERTQLSNAQAFEAAAPLTLVGAALFFSCLGGSIATVVAEREQQTLKRLAISPLSGTSYFLGIFLAYSLIGLGQTLLVYFVAAFAGAQFQGSLWLGGLVILLSIMTYVGGGFCLGTQFARRTEDVNALVSAFGVPLLILGGAFIPISFFPEILLDIAQFNPIYHMNEALFGVAADGKGLEAIAPHFRVLVACAGVMVAGGWLSYRRMLQMERRL, from the coding sequence ATGAAGTATTGGCGGGAAACACTGGCAGTTGCCCAGCGGATTTTGCTGGAACTGGTGCGGCGACAACGCAGCTTAATTTGCTGGAGTATCTTTCCAGTCTCAATTTTGCTAATCAACGGTTTAATCTTAGCGGAACGCACCCAGCTCTCCAATGCTCAGGCATTTGAAGCCGCTGCCCCTTTAACTTTGGTGGGAGCTGCGCTATTTTTTAGTTGCTTAGGCGGGAGCATTGCTACTGTCGTTGCCGAGCGAGAGCAACAAACTCTTAAGCGTTTGGCTATTTCTCCGCTCAGCGGCACTTCTTATTTTTTAGGAATTTTCTTGGCTTACAGCTTAATTGGTCTTGGTCAGACTCTGCTGGTCTATTTCGTGGCAGCTTTTGCGGGCGCTCAGTTTCAAGGGTCGCTCTGGTTGGGTGGACTAGTTATTCTGCTTAGCATCATGACTTATGTCGGGGGTGGGTTCTGCCTAGGCACTCAGTTTGCCCGCCGCACCGAAGATGTGAATGCCCTTGTGTCTGCCTTTGGCGTGCCTTTGCTAATTCTGGGTGGTGCCTTTATCCCCATTAGTTTTTTCCCAGAAATATTGCTAGATATCGCCCAATTCAATCCGATTTACCACATGAATGAGGCGCTGTTTGGAGTAGCAGCGGATGGCAAGGGTTTAGAGGCGATCGCCCCTCACTTTCGCGTGTTAGTGGCTTGTGCGGGAGTCATGGTGGCTGGGGGGTGGCTCTCCTACCGACGCATGTTGCAGATGGAAAGGAGACTGTAA
- a CDS encoding DUF1565 domain-containing protein: MMTHQGSLIQQPIINKMYTTAKAIAPLQVGLTALLLWVGGTVILPAGANNATPSSHTTTTALQVAQIPAGATVLYVNSALGTDDAGAGSSEGAPYRSITYALKQAKSNTVIQLAPGSYTKDTGEVFPLVVKPDVILRGDEANKGQTVLVIGSGPYVSPTFASQNVTIRADKDSEVRGLTVTNPMTRGTALWVESSNPEIRNNTFSNSLRDGIFVTGTGAPTIADNVFTQNKGNGVSLARAAQGEIRGNLFQATGFGIAIGGTSAPTLEGNQVIQNTDGIVVSDSARPVLRDNVIENNTRDGVVAITNAQPNLGTAENPGSNTIQNNGRYDLYNATRGNTIVAVGNQINPQRISGPVDFVAADVTPPGGSTVSQFKDVQGHWAQAFIEALAARNIISGFPDGTYRPSTPVTRAQFAAIINKAFTPSAQRSSINFIDVGQSFWGYQAIQTAYRGGFLAGYPGGVFLPDQQIPRVQVLVSLANGLGYSATNTSALTRYYTDAAQIPSYAIAPVTAATQRSIVINYPTLNQLSPNREATRAEVAAFVYQALVNAGKVDPITSPYVVSGSQP, encoded by the coding sequence ATGATGACACATCAGGGGTCTCTGATTCAGCAACCTATTATCAATAAGATGTATACCACTGCAAAAGCGATCGCCCCCCTCCAGGTTGGCCTCACGGCTTTGTTGCTGTGGGTTGGCGGTACAGTAATTCTGCCCGCCGGAGCTAACAACGCTACTCCTTCGAGCCATACCACCACAACGGCGCTGCAAGTTGCCCAAATTCCTGCCGGAGCCACTGTCCTCTACGTCAATTCCGCCTTGGGAACGGATGATGCGGGTGCAGGTAGTAGCGAAGGGGCACCTTACCGCAGCATTACTTACGCTCTGAAACAAGCTAAGTCCAATACTGTCATTCAGCTAGCGCCTGGTAGCTATACCAAAGATACAGGGGAAGTTTTTCCCCTGGTCGTGAAACCAGACGTCATCTTGCGAGGAGATGAAGCCAATAAGGGACAAACCGTGCTTGTGATTGGCAGTGGTCCTTACGTCAGTCCTACTTTTGCCTCCCAAAACGTTACGATTCGGGCTGATAAGGACAGTGAAGTTCGCGGCCTCACTGTGACTAATCCTATGACTCGAGGAACGGCGCTTTGGGTAGAATCCAGCAATCCTGAAATCAGAAATAATACCTTCTCCAATAGCCTCCGGGATGGCATTTTTGTCACAGGTACTGGAGCGCCCACGATCGCAGACAATGTTTTTACTCAAAATAAAGGTAATGGCGTTTCTCTCGCCCGCGCTGCTCAGGGTGAAATTCGAGGTAACCTGTTCCAAGCTACAGGATTTGGCATTGCGATCGGTGGCACCTCTGCTCCGACCCTAGAGGGCAACCAAGTGATTCAAAACACAGACGGCATCGTCGTTTCGGATTCCGCTCGTCCTGTGTTACGAGATAACGTGATTGAGAACAACACCAGAGATGGTGTGGTTGCCATTACCAATGCTCAGCCCAACCTCGGTACTGCAGAGAATCCCGGTAGCAACACCATTCAGAATAACGGTCGCTACGATTTGTACAATGCCACTCGTGGCAACACAATTGTGGCTGTAGGTAATCAAATTAATCCACAGCGGATTTCTGGCCCTGTAGATTTTGTTGCGGCTGATGTTACCCCTCCAGGCGGGTCAACAGTTTCACAATTTAAAGATGTACAAGGCCACTGGGCTCAAGCTTTTATTGAAGCGCTAGCGGCACGAAATATTATTAGTGGCTTCCCGGATGGTACTTATCGGCCATCTACGCCAGTCACACGCGCTCAGTTTGCCGCCATCATTAACAAAGCTTTTACCCCTTCTGCTCAGCGCTCTAGTATCAACTTTATAGATGTGGGTCAAAGTTTCTGGGGCTACCAAGCGATTCAAACCGCTTATCGGGGTGGATTTTTGGCAGGTTACCCAGGGGGTGTATTCTTGCCAGACCAACAGATCCCTAGAGTGCAAGTTCTGGTCTCTTTAGCAAATGGGCTAGGATACAGCGCTACTAACACCAGCGCTTTAACTCGGTATTACACGGATGCTGCTCAAATTCCTAGCTATGCGATCGCACCTGTAACAGCGGCGACCCAACGCAGCATCGTCATCAACTACCCAACGCTCAATCAGTTGAGTCCCAATCGGGAAGCGACACGAGCTGAAGTTGCGGCTTTTGTCTATCAAGCCCTTGTAAATGCAGGCAAAGTTGATCCTATTACTTCTCCTTATGTGGTGAGTGGGTCTCAACCGTAA
- a CDS encoding DUF3493 domain-containing protein, giving the protein MREPASEKRSNQNSNPRKLSPEKYARLRAELKTPYRGVRQFIYVTFGASGAIGAFIFFLQILAGRDIEAALPNLAVQLVVIALMVGLFRLEQRASRKP; this is encoded by the coding sequence ATGAGAGAGCCCGCTTCTGAAAAGCGCAGTAACCAGAATAGTAATCCTCGGAAACTGAGTCCCGAGAAATATGCTCGCTTGAGAGCGGAACTCAAAACACCTTACCGAGGGGTCAGACAGTTTATTTACGTTACTTTTGGAGCTTCTGGCGCGATCGGAGCCTTTATCTTCTTCCTACAAATTCTGGCAGGACGAGATATAGAAGCAGCTTTACCCAACTTGGCCGTTCAGCTTGTTGTCATCGCTCTCATGGTTGGGTTGTTCCGCCTAGAGCAAAGAGCTAGCCGAAAACCCTGA
- a CDS encoding alpha/beta hydrolase, whose amino-acid sequence MKSPILKLRRALAVGITAGILLSSSNAIAAEQVVLKYKILREKISVQELTRLTETGTPSPALATYLKLAGKSPEDIRQPLTQVVKVNPRLLDRVLNSWAGNAVLDQISPAIHTPSNQANRQALRAALTLSASPDGKLTLMEVLQNYPTQEVEVEGDRLVGAYRQLSRLSDRLENLLNRGRLF is encoded by the coding sequence ATGAAATCACCCATTCTAAAGTTGCGACGGGCGCTAGCAGTGGGCATCACCGCTGGAATATTGCTCAGTAGCTCTAACGCGATCGCCGCCGAACAAGTAGTACTGAAGTACAAAATTTTAAGAGAAAAAATTTCTGTTCAAGAATTAACGAGGCTGACAGAGACAGGCACTCCTTCCCCGGCTTTAGCTACTTATTTGAAGCTAGCCGGAAAAAGTCCAGAAGACATTCGTCAGCCTTTAACTCAAGTAGTTAAGGTCAATCCCCGACTACTCGATCGAGTATTAAACAGTTGGGCAGGCAATGCTGTGCTGGATCAGATTAGCCCAGCAATTCATACTCCTTCCAATCAAGCAAATCGGCAAGCGCTTCGGGCCGCCCTAACTCTCTCTGCTAGTCCTGATGGCAAGCTGACATTGATGGAAGTGCTGCAAAATTATCCAACTCAAGAAGTTGAAGTCGAAGGCGATCGCCTAGTGGGAGCCTACCGTCAACTGAGCCGTCTCAGCGATCGCCTCGAAAACTTGCTAAATCGAGGCCGCTTGTTTTAA
- a CDS encoding ATP-binding protein yields the protein MNSELDPKSSQLAAQPQTSPLMVKQGWLRRVSKRLSIGQKISYGYAIALGVAVIGTTAGFVVGDRFQHAALERHNRAEEEVRLLHRLQASILQARTHQQQLIPLTEDLPALRDEYEHFLVHAAEIKRLWASVATHAQQLEYQADGHQEGIPELLETYQGVPEAYFQQANQLLEATTQANVSPAQLQALQQQLLSFTNSAIALRFDGVSDDLVDIINTSYEEASQAKATLLSWETIRIQIIAASILLSSLIGGLLAFYTSRAITKPIKWVTTVAQRTVQTSNFDLQAPVTTEDEIGILAASFNQLTQRVKMLLEEQQAAALQQQQMQETQLIQSEKMSSLGRMVAGVAHEINNPVNFIYGNLEHANTYVDDLLALIDTYRREVPQPPSAVQAQTEEIDLEFLQEDLPKLLQSMKMGSDRVRQIVLSLKNFSRLDESEVHAVDLHACLDSTLLILGSRIKKGITVTRNYGAVLNIEGYSGLLYQVFMNLLSNAIDALEEQTDTNSPKQLIITTEQTDPNWVVIRFQDNGSGIDAETQHKIFEAFFTTKPRGVGTGLGLSISRQIVEEKHHGQLTCCSEMEQGTTFVITLPVKLSNSLPKTTAKSDRPKPAFLT from the coding sequence ATGAACTCTGAGCTTGATCCTAAATCGTCTCAGTTGGCAGCCCAGCCTCAAACTTCACCGCTGATGGTGAAGCAGGGATGGCTTAGAAGAGTCAGTAAGCGTCTGAGCATTGGCCAAAAAATTAGCTACGGATATGCGATCGCGCTGGGGGTCGCAGTAATCGGTACTACCGCTGGTTTTGTCGTTGGCGATCGCTTCCAGCATGCTGCTTTAGAACGTCACAATCGGGCCGAAGAAGAAGTTCGGTTGCTCCACCGCCTGCAAGCCAGTATTCTTCAAGCTCGGACTCATCAACAGCAATTAATCCCTTTAACAGAAGATTTGCCTGCACTGCGGGATGAATACGAGCACTTTCTGGTTCACGCGGCTGAAATCAAGCGGCTCTGGGCTAGTGTAGCAACTCATGCTCAGCAGCTCGAATATCAAGCTGATGGCCATCAAGAAGGAATTCCAGAACTATTAGAAACTTATCAAGGCGTACCAGAAGCTTATTTTCAACAAGCGAATCAGCTACTAGAAGCGACGACTCAAGCCAATGTCTCGCCAGCACAGCTTCAAGCTTTACAGCAACAGCTTTTGAGCTTTACTAATAGCGCGATCGCCTTACGGTTTGATGGAGTCTCCGACGACTTAGTGGACATCATCAACACCTCTTATGAAGAAGCAAGTCAGGCGAAAGCAACTCTGCTTTCCTGGGAAACTATTCGCATTCAGATTATTGCTGCCAGCATCCTTCTGTCTAGTTTGATTGGGGGTCTGCTGGCCTTCTATACCAGTCGAGCGATTACTAAGCCCATTAAATGGGTGACCACAGTAGCACAGCGGACGGTCCAAACCTCTAACTTCGACCTCCAAGCTCCCGTTACCACTGAGGATGAAATTGGCATTCTCGCAGCTTCCTTCAATCAACTCACACAAAGAGTAAAGATGTTGTTGGAAGAACAGCAGGCAGCGGCGTTGCAACAGCAGCAAATGCAAGAGACGCAACTGATCCAGAGTGAAAAGATGTCAAGCTTGGGCCGTATGGTGGCGGGGGTGGCCCATGAGATTAACAATCCGGTTAATTTTATCTATGGCAACTTAGAGCATGCCAACACTTATGTGGATGATCTGCTGGCACTAATCGACACCTATCGACGTGAAGTACCGCAGCCGCCTTCAGCCGTGCAAGCTCAGACCGAGGAGATTGACTTAGAGTTTTTGCAAGAAGATCTGCCCAAGCTGCTGCAATCGATGAAGATGGGGTCTGACCGAGTGCGGCAAATCGTCCTAAGCCTGAAAAACTTTTCTCGCTTGGACGAATCAGAAGTGCATGCGGTGGATCTGCACGCCTGTCTGGACAGCACGCTATTGATCTTGGGTAGCCGCATCAAAAAGGGAATTACCGTCACGCGCAACTACGGAGCAGTGCTCAACATTGAAGGTTACAGCGGCCTCCTCTACCAAGTATTCATGAATCTGCTGAGTAATGCGATCGATGCTTTGGAAGAGCAAACTGACACAAATAGCCCCAAACAGCTCATCATTACAACCGAGCAAACCGACCCCAATTGGGTTGTCATTCGCTTTCAAGATAACGGCTCTGGTATCGACGCTGAAACCCAACATAAAATCTTTGAGGCCTTCTTTACGACTAAGCCGCGTGGCGTAGGCACCGGGCTAGGACTCTCGATCAGCCGCCAAATTGTGGAAGAAAAACATCACGGCCAGTTGACCTGTTGTTCGGAGATGGAACAGGGGACAACCTTTGTGATCACGTTACCTGTAAAGCTCAGTAATTCTTTACCTAAGACGACAGCAAAAAGCGATCGCCCCAAACCCGCATTCTTAACTTAA
- a CDS encoding low-complexity tail membrane protein, with protein MRSSWSEPYLWVHAAGAAVLPIFLELCLLGYAVGDPILPAGLEVGLVAVIGIAPLLWMQLFCPFYIFSLMVFALKPESLTVEQRRILSLFKMQESRVLATVTPVFLVGVLWQLYRVAPVAATVAPFSAGWRVLGLLIAAIAFLACNLFLQVSVSVARILLLSNAEVAATEPFPADKIRQNFTIPGIQVNQILPPVLPEVGS; from the coding sequence ATGCGCTCTTCTTGGTCAGAGCCTTATTTGTGGGTTCATGCTGCTGGAGCGGCAGTGTTGCCTATTTTTTTGGAACTTTGCCTACTGGGATATGCCGTTGGAGATCCCATCCTGCCTGCTGGGCTCGAAGTTGGCTTAGTTGCAGTTATTGGCATTGCTCCCCTGCTGTGGATGCAGTTGTTCTGCCCGTTCTACATTTTCAGTCTTATGGTATTCGCGCTGAAACCAGAGAGCTTAACTGTGGAGCAGCGCCGAATTCTCAGCTTATTTAAGATGCAAGAAAGCCGAGTTCTGGCAACAGTCACGCCAGTGTTCTTGGTAGGTGTCCTATGGCAACTCTATCGAGTCGCACCTGTAGCCGCCACTGTTGCACCGTTTTCGGCAGGATGGCGAGTTCTAGGTTTACTGATCGCTGCGATCGCTTTTTTGGCTTGCAACCTCTTTTTGCAGGTATCAGTTAGCGTTGCTCGGATACTGCTACTCAGTAATGCCGAGGTCGCTGCTACCGAACCCTTTCCTGCTGACAAAATCCGACAAAATTTTACGATTCCTGGCATCCAGGTTAATCAAATTTTGCCCCCTGTTTTGCCAGAAGTTGGGTCCTAA
- a CDS encoding ABC transporter ATP-binding protein codes for MALLPTHVADGKETVTPVLQIDNLTKQYGQRQVLQGLSLHIRPGEIYGLLGPNGAGKTTTINILCNLLRADSGTIRVSGHLVSEATKPLIGVAPQESLLYKSLTCEENLKFFAQIYGLSGKMRSQRVQHCLAAVGLADRAKSPAETLSGGMQRRLSMAIALVHQPKLVVLDEPTTGLDIEARYEIWDLIRQLQTQGITVLLTTHLLDEAERLCQRIGILKQGRLLAEGSLSELRQLIPAQEIVLVQTPEEELAIARAAQLGFTKRRYGRDLAFWLPQALELKEILAHFDGIPLDSIARQPVRLEHIYVEVTQNQGQGLAEVPQPNLLIQA; via the coding sequence GTGGCTCTCCTACCGACGCATGTTGCAGATGGAAAGGAGACTGTAACGCCAGTGTTGCAAATTGACAACCTTACCAAACAATACGGTCAGCGGCAGGTGCTACAGGGTTTGAGCCTGCATATCCGACCGGGAGAAATTTACGGCTTGCTTGGTCCTAACGGAGCAGGCAAAACCACAACGATCAATATTCTGTGCAACTTGCTCAGAGCCGACAGCGGGACGATTCGGGTTAGTGGTCATCTAGTTTCGGAAGCCACGAAGCCATTGATTGGCGTGGCTCCGCAAGAGAGTTTGCTGTACAAGAGCTTAACTTGCGAGGAAAATCTCAAGTTCTTTGCTCAAATCTATGGCTTGTCAGGCAAAATGCGATCGCAACGGGTGCAGCATTGTTTGGCAGCAGTAGGACTCGCCGATCGCGCCAAAAGCCCCGCAGAAACCTTGAGCGGTGGAATGCAACGGCGGTTGAGTATGGCGATCGCTTTAGTTCATCAACCTAAATTAGTTGTACTAGACGAACCTACTACTGGGCTAGATATTGAAGCTCGCTACGAAATTTGGGACTTGATTCGGCAGTTGCAAACGCAGGGCATCACAGTGCTACTGACGACACATCTGCTCGATGAGGCGGAGCGCCTTTGTCAGCGCATCGGTATTCTGAAGCAAGGCCGTTTGTTGGCTGAAGGCAGCTTAAGCGAGCTACGGCAACTGATTCCAGCGCAAGAGATTGTGCTGGTACAAACTCCGGAAGAGGAGTTGGCGATCGCACGAGCCGCACAACTCGGTTTTACCAAGCGTCGTTATGGTCGAGACTTGGCTTTCTGGTTGCCGCAAGCGCTAGAGCTGAAAGAAATTCTGGCCCACTTTGATGGCATTCCCCTTGACTCGATTGCCCGTCAGCCAGTGCGTTTAGAGCATATTTATGTAGAAGTGACGCAAAACCAAGGACAAGGACTGGCTGAAGTGCCACAACCCAATCTATTGATTCAAGCCTAA
- the infB gene encoding translation initiation factor IF-2, with product MNNGKVRIYELSKELNLDNRDILAVCEQLNISVKSHSSTITEGEAERIRAAAEKYTATHSSPPKPATVSHGTGAQAREAAQAAGRKPQILEIRRPKTISPNQQSADDGNEPIPQAAKPNPQPPINQPLQTPVKPAAPSRPARSAPSAPESAAPAVSIPNSPSSETPVEVASPASEPEKPQVKRPPSITEEPAPRPRVSHQPTIQPQQLVAPPSRPAPPTANRAQANPANRVVLKRDRPERPEGGTSSPSSPSEPRVGQPPSERRFDAPARQRDRPAAAGSDSDERRPQPVTELRRPASPARPVRPTAPREGQPGASGDRAGGHQGERSEAAVGAGPIDELRRPTLPRNLKKGKSWEEEEEENAENAKAKAGPKAKRRLQPVLDDEDIEIEDLDIDSIDEEEEFDDGEDAPVQVSLSLARPAKPKSRPGQARPVAAAPAAPKSRKSNSPRDRRERREQEAKVERPTKITLTTGLTVQELASLLAVPETEIIRALFFKGIAANINQTLDVPTASMIAQEMEVEVEMAEKEAEARKVTEMLDAADLELLQRRPPVVTIMGHVDHGKTTLLDSIRKTKVAQGEAGGITQHIGAYHVDVPHEGDVQQVVFLDTPGHEAFTAMRARGTRVTDIAILVVAADDGVRPQTIEAISHAKAAEVPIIVAINKIDKEGAQLDRVKNELMNYNLVPEEYGGDTIMVPVSAIKGENLDTLLEMILLVSEVEDLYANPDRPAKGTVIEAHLDKARGPVASMLVQNGTLRVGDTIVAGSALGKVRAMVDDRGQRVEAAGPSFAVEILGLGDVPAAGDEFEVFQDEKEARAVASAKTDQQRQSRLQQQALGARRITLNSLSAKAQEGELKELNLILKADVQGSVEAILGSLQQLPQNEVQVRVLLSAPGEVTETDVDLASASSAVIIGFNTTLASGARQAADAAGVDIREYNIIYKLLDDIQGAMEGLLEPEMVEEPLGQVEVRAVFPVGRGAVAGCYVLSGKAIRNCNARVRRGSNVIHEGILDSLKRMKEDAKEVNAGYECGVGMSSFHDWVEGDIIETFRMVTKRRTLSAS from the coding sequence CTCCTCCAAAGCCAGCTACAGTCAGTCACGGTACGGGTGCCCAAGCCCGCGAAGCTGCCCAAGCTGCTGGCAGGAAGCCACAGATTTTAGAAATTCGTAGACCCAAAACGATTAGTCCCAATCAGCAGTCTGCCGACGATGGGAATGAACCCATTCCTCAAGCAGCTAAACCTAATCCTCAACCTCCTATTAATCAACCCTTGCAAACTCCTGTCAAACCAGCGGCCCCGAGTCGTCCAGCCCGCTCTGCACCCTCTGCCCCTGAAAGTGCAGCTCCCGCTGTTTCTATTCCCAATTCTCCTAGTTCCGAGACTCCTGTTGAAGTAGCTTCACCTGCTAGTGAGCCCGAAAAGCCTCAAGTTAAGCGGCCTCCTAGCATCACAGAAGAACCTGCTCCTCGACCCAGAGTGAGTCACCAACCGACTATTCAGCCACAACAATTGGTGGCACCGCCCTCTAGACCCGCCCCTCCTACAGCAAATCGCGCTCAAGCGAATCCTGCTAATCGTGTCGTCTTAAAGCGCGATCGCCCTGAGCGTCCTGAAGGGGGTACATCATCACCAAGTAGCCCTTCAGAGCCTAGAGTTGGCCAACCGCCCTCCGAAAGACGTTTCGACGCTCCGGCACGCCAGCGCGATCGCCCCGCTGCTGCTGGCTCGGACAGTGATGAGCGGCGTCCTCAGCCTGTGACTGAGCTGAGACGTCCTGCCAGCCCTGCTAGACCTGTACGTCCCACTGCTCCCCGCGAAGGCCAGCCTGGTGCTTCCGGCGATCGCGCTGGTGGCCACCAGGGGGAACGCTCAGAAGCGGCTGTGGGAGCAGGCCCAATCGATGAGCTGCGCCGACCCACTCTACCGCGCAATCTGAAGAAAGGTAAGAGTTGGGAAGAAGAAGAAGAGGAAAACGCAGAAAACGCGAAGGCTAAGGCTGGGCCAAAAGCTAAGCGGCGGCTCCAGCCTGTTCTCGATGACGAGGACATTGAAATTGAAGACCTCGACATTGACAGCATTGATGAAGAAGAGGAATTTGATGACGGCGAGGATGCTCCTGTTCAAGTGAGTCTCTCTCTAGCACGTCCTGCTAAGCCTAAATCTCGTCCAGGCCAAGCTAGACCTGTGGCTGCTGCCCCAGCTGCCCCGAAGAGTAGAAAGTCAAACAGCCCTCGCGATCGCCGGGAACGTCGGGAGCAGGAAGCCAAAGTTGAGCGCCCCACCAAGATCACGCTGACGACCGGGTTAACGGTGCAGGAGCTGGCCTCACTTCTAGCGGTCCCAGAAACAGAAATCATCAGAGCTTTGTTCTTCAAAGGTATTGCTGCCAATATCAACCAAACCCTTGACGTTCCCACCGCGAGCATGATTGCTCAAGAGATGGAAGTGGAAGTCGAGATGGCAGAGAAAGAGGCAGAAGCTCGGAAAGTTACCGAGATGCTAGATGCAGCAGATTTGGAACTTTTGCAGCGTCGTCCTCCAGTGGTTACGATCATGGGTCACGTAGACCACGGAAAAACCACCTTGCTCGACTCGATCCGCAAAACCAAAGTGGCTCAGGGAGAGGCAGGAGGCATTACCCAACATATTGGTGCCTACCACGTTGACGTTCCTCACGAAGGTGATGTGCAGCAGGTTGTCTTCTTAGATACGCCAGGTCACGAAGCCTTTACCGCCATGCGAGCACGGGGTACGAGAGTCACTGATATCGCCATCCTGGTAGTTGCTGCGGATGATGGTGTTCGACCTCAAACGATTGAGGCTATCAGCCACGCCAAGGCGGCAGAAGTGCCTATTATCGTAGCCATCAACAAGATTGACAAAGAAGGCGCTCAGCTCGATCGCGTCAAGAACGAGTTGATGAACTATAACCTCGTACCGGAAGAGTACGGTGGTGACACCATCATGGTCCCAGTCAGTGCGATTAAAGGGGAAAATCTAGATACCTTGCTAGAAATGATTCTGCTGGTGTCAGAAGTAGAAGATCTCTACGCAAACCCAGATCGACCTGCTAAGGGAACAGTCATCGAAGCTCACCTCGACAAAGCTCGTGGTCCTGTTGCTTCTATGTTGGTCCAGAACGGTACCCTTCGTGTGGGCGATACCATCGTCGCAGGCTCAGCCTTGGGCAAAGTACGAGCAATGGTAGACGATCGTGGTCAGCGAGTCGAGGCAGCGGGTCCATCCTTTGCAGTGGAAATTTTAGGTCTAGGCGACGTTCCCGCTGCTGGTGATGAATTTGAAGTCTTCCAAGATGAGAAAGAAGCAAGAGCGGTAGCTTCGGCTAAAACCGATCAGCAACGTCAATCTCGTCTACAGCAGCAAGCGCTTGGTGCTCGTCGGATCACCCTCAACTCCTTGTCAGCTAAGGCTCAAGAAGGCGAATTGAAGGAACTCAACCTGATTCTAAAGGCGGATGTGCAAGGGTCTGTAGAAGCAATTCTGGGATCACTGCAACAACTGCCTCAAAATGAAGTGCAGGTCCGGGTGCTGTTGTCTGCGCCGGGAGAGGTCACAGAGACTGACGTTGATCTGGCGTCAGCTAGTTCTGCCGTGATTATTGGGTTCAACACTACCCTGGCTAGCGGTGCGAGACAAGCTGCTGATGCAGCGGGTGTTGATATTCGTGAATACAACATTATCTATAAGCTCTTGGATGACATTCAAGGAGCAATGGAAGGTCTCCTAGAACCAGAAATGGTCGAAGAACCGCTGGGTCAGGTAGAAGTTCGGGCTGTCTTCCCAGTTGGTCGAGGTGCAGTAGCAGGTTGCTATGTCCTCTCTGGTAAGGCAATTCGTAACTGTAATGCGCGGGTTCGCCGAGGCAGCAACGTCATTCACGAGGGCATCCTAGACTCGCTCAAGCGGATGAAGGAAGACGCCAAGGAAGTCAATGCTGGCTATGAGTGCGGTGTTGGCATGAGCAGCTTCCATGATTGGGTTGAAGGGGACATCATTGAAACCTTCCGAATGGTAACGAAGCGCCGGACCTTGTCAGCTAGCTAA